The following coding sequences are from one Lolium rigidum isolate FL_2022 chromosome 6, APGP_CSIRO_Lrig_0.1, whole genome shotgun sequence window:
- the LOC124662253 gene encoding probable magnesium transporter NIPA4 — MGGRWYRGMSTDNLKGLALALSSSLFIGASFIIKKKGLKKAAASSSGVRAGVGGYSYLYEPLWWVGMITMVVGEIANFVAYAFAPAILVTPLGALSIIISAVLAHLMLREKLHIFGILGCVLCVVGSITIVLHAPPERQIDSVTEVWGLATEPAFMCYVAVVLSLVAVLVCKFVPLYGQTHVMVYIGVCSLVGSISVMSVKALGIALKLTFLGTNQLIYPQTWAFTMVVIACIITQMNYLNKALDTFNTSVVSPIYYTMFTSLTILASVIMFKDWDRQNPTQIVTEMCGFVTILSGTFLLHKTKDMADGLSNSPSFRLPTSTSTRPSKQTDEYSEGIPLRSSESFRSSH; from the exons ATGGGCGGGAGGTGGTACAGGGGCATGTCCACGGACAACTTGAAGGGGCTGGCGCTGGCGCTCTCCTCCAGCCTCTTCATCGGCGCCAGCTTCATCATCAAGAAGAAGGGCCTCAAGAAggccgccgcctcctcatccGGCGTCAGGGCCG GGGTTGGCGGTTATTCTTATTTATACGAGCCTCTTTGGTGGGTTGGCATGATAACAA TGGTTGTTGGGGAAATCGCGAATTTTGTAGCTTATGCTTTCGCGCCAGCTATTTTGGTTACTCCTCTTGGTGCTCTTAGCATAATCATCAG CGCTGTACTTGCACATCTAATGCTGCGGGAGAAGCTGCACATATTTGGCATTCTCGGATGTGTCCTATGTGTTGTGGGGTCCATCACCATTGTCCTTCATGCCCCGCCAGAGCGTCAAATCGACTCGGTTACAGAAGTTTGGGGTCTGGCTACTGAACCGG CCTTCATGTGTTACGTAGCCGTAGTACTTTCTTTAGTTGCTGTACTTGTGTGCAAGTTTGTTCCACTTTATGGACAAACCCATGTCATGGTGTATATTGGTGTTTGCTCTCTCGTAGGTTCCATCTCG GTCATGAGTGTAAAAGCTCTTGGGATAGCTTTGAAGCTGACATTTTTGGGGACGAACCAACTCATATATCCACAGACGTGGGCTTTTACTATGGTTGTAATCGCATGCATCATTACTCAAATGAATTACTTGAATAAG GCCCTTGACACGTTCAATACATCAGTTGTTTCCCCCATATATTATACAATGTTCACATCTTTAACCATCTTGGCTAGTGTCATTATGTTCAAG GACTGGGACAGGCAAAACCCGACGCAAATCGTGACAGAGATGTGCGGCTTTGTCACAATCCTCTCGGGGACATTTCTGCTTCACAAAACAAAGGACATGGCTGATG GGCTTTCGAATTCACCTTCATTCCGCCTTCCAACGTCTACATCAACGCGGCCCTCCAAGCAAACCGATGAATATAGCGAAGGAATTCCTCTTAGATCGTCGGAGTCATTCCGGTCATCACACTAA